A genomic window from Sphingomonas taxi includes:
- a CDS encoding response regulator, whose product MTAPTILLVEDDPALRTLTTRALQENGYLVRPASAAPEMWLALEAGPVDLILLDIMLPGTSGIDLCRALRQKSEVPIIFISAKGSETDRVVGLELGADDYIAKPFGSRELIARIRAVLRRGQLERRPGEREEGVLTFDGWQVTLPRRELTSPTGAVVDLTGAEFDLLVSLAEHAGRVIARERLIELSRTRLGDSSDRSIDVLISRLRRKLSSAGKDAPIITVRGVGYMLNTEVTRR is encoded by the coding sequence ATGACCGCCCCCACCATCCTCCTGGTCGAGGACGATCCCGCCCTCCGCACCCTGACCACCAGAGCCTTGCAGGAAAACGGTTATCTCGTCCGTCCCGCCTCCGCCGCGCCCGAAATGTGGCTCGCGCTGGAAGCCGGGCCGGTCGATCTGATCCTGCTCGACATCATGCTCCCCGGCACCAGCGGCATCGACCTGTGCCGCGCGCTGCGCCAGAAGAGCGAGGTCCCGATCATCTTCATCAGCGCCAAGGGCAGCGAGACCGACCGCGTCGTTGGGCTCGAGCTCGGCGCCGACGATTATATCGCCAAGCCGTTCGGCAGCCGCGAGCTGATCGCGCGTATCCGCGCGGTGCTGCGCCGCGGCCAGCTCGAACGCCGCCCCGGCGAGCGCGAGGAGGGCGTGCTGACCTTCGACGGCTGGCAGGTGACGCTGCCGCGGCGCGAGCTGACCTCGCCGACCGGCGCGGTGGTCGACCTGACCGGCGCGGAATTCGACCTGCTCGTCAGCCTCGCCGAACATGCCGGCCGCGTTATCGCGCGCGAGCGGCTGATCGAGCTGTCGCGCACCCGGCTCGGCGACAGTTCGGACCGCAGCATCGACGTGCTGATCAGCCGGCTGCGCCGCAAATTGTCGAGCGCCGGCAAGGACGCGCCGATCATCACCGTGCGCGGCGTCGGCTATATGCTCAACACCGAGGTGACGCGCCGGTGA
- a CDS encoding ATP-binding protein — MRRFVRPSIGLIGQIVAILLLTMVIEFGVSTILYERASQFAVRDDEARRLAEHLVIARRLVAEQPPERRDAMAEDLTTERYALHWQRNLPPPPPIAPALDGMRHQVIEWEPSLAASDLRLKLTSPGRSSVVTGGLRLPDNSWLYFRTLEPLHNLELATERILLALIPALALMVIGGLLIRRALRPMRQLAIAADTLGDAEHDPIPEAGPGEVRRVVAAFNRMAARIQRLIVDRTQALAAVGHDLRTPLHRLKLRADAVEDETTRAAIQRDIGEMEAMVNSLLAFLGGGSDPEAPVLTDVAVLCATLIDDVEDRGLPGVYDGPSHCEVTVRPVALKRALGNLIENALHYAGNVVLRLESEPAGVTMIVEDDGAGIPEDQLRRVLEPFVRLDTSRPRDTVGFGLGLPIVGRIVEAEGGVLTLANRPEGGLHAAIFLPR; from the coding sequence ATGAGGCGCTTCGTCCGCCCCTCGATCGGCCTGATCGGCCAGATCGTCGCGATCCTGCTGCTGACGATGGTGATCGAATTCGGCGTCAGCACGATCCTCTACGAGCGTGCCAGCCAGTTCGCGGTGCGCGACGACGAGGCACGCCGCCTGGCGGAACATCTCGTCATCGCGCGCCGCCTCGTCGCCGAGCAGCCGCCCGAGCGGCGCGACGCGATGGCGGAGGATCTCACCACCGAACGCTACGCGCTTCATTGGCAGCGCAACCTGCCGCCGCCGCCGCCGATCGCGCCGGCGCTCGACGGCATGCGCCATCAGGTGATCGAATGGGAACCGTCGCTTGCCGCCAGCGACCTGCGGCTGAAGCTCACTTCGCCGGGGCGCAGCTCGGTGGTCACCGGCGGGCTGCGGCTGCCCGACAATAGCTGGCTCTATTTCCGCACGCTCGAACCGCTGCACAATCTCGAACTCGCCACCGAACGCATCCTGCTCGCGCTGATCCCGGCGCTGGCGCTGATGGTGATCGGCGGGCTGCTGATCCGCCGCGCGCTCAGGCCGATGCGCCAGCTCGCGATCGCCGCCGACACGCTCGGCGACGCCGAACACGATCCGATCCCCGAGGCGGGGCCGGGCGAAGTGCGCCGCGTCGTCGCCGCGTTCAACCGGATGGCGGCGCGCATCCAGCGGCTGATCGTCGACCGCACGCAGGCGCTCGCCGCGGTCGGCCACGATCTGCGCACGCCGCTGCACCGGCTGAAACTGCGCGCGGACGCGGTCGAGGACGAGACGACCCGCGCGGCGATCCAGCGCGATATCGGCGAGATGGAGGCGATGGTGAATTCGCTGCTCGCCTTCCTCGGCGGCGGCAGCGATCCCGAGGCCCCGGTGCTGACCGACGTCGCGGTGCTCTGCGCGACGCTGATCGACGATGTCGAGGACCGCGGCCTGCCCGGCGTCTACGACGGTCCGTCGCATTGCGAGGTCACCGTCCGTCCGGTCGCGCTGAAACGCGCGCTGGGCAATCTGATCGAGAATGCGCTTCATTATGCCGGCAACGTCGTGCTGCGTCTGGAAAGCGAACCCGCCGGCGTGACGATGATCGTCGAGGACGACGGCGCCGGCATTCCGGAAGACCAGCTGCGCCGCGTGCTCGAACCCTTTGTCCGGCTCGATACGTCGCGACCGCGCGACACGGTCGGTTTCGGCCTCGGCCTGCCGATCGTCGGCCGCATCGTCGAGGCGGAGGGCGGCGTGCTGACGCTCGCGAACCGCCCCGAAGGCGGCCTGCACGCCGCGATCTTCCTGCCGCGGTGA
- a CDS encoding carbonic anhydrase, which produces MNELLGRVVSFGKTVFHGQHALYSTLAQGQSPKALMISCADSRIVPEHIMQAQPGDLFVCRNAGNIVPPFALQTGGVSATVEYAVAVLGVHDIIVCGHSDCGAMKGLAGDPAALAAIPTVANWLKHGAAARQIVDQTYPDLTDAERIRALSLENVVAQLAHLRTHPSVAAGIAQGKIALHGWFIDIHDGTVLALDGITGRFRPLDEGGDFPVAQPAAPRQASDVEFLAAAE; this is translated from the coding sequence GTGAATGAGCTGCTCGGACGCGTCGTGAGTTTCGGCAAGACGGTCTTCCACGGCCAGCATGCGCTCTATTCGACGCTGGCGCAGGGGCAGAGCCCCAAGGCGCTGATGATCTCCTGTGCCGATTCACGGATCGTGCCGGAGCATATCATGCAGGCGCAGCCGGGCGACCTGTTCGTCTGCCGCAACGCCGGCAACATCGTTCCGCCGTTCGCGCTGCAGACGGGCGGCGTCTCCGCCACGGTCGAATATGCGGTCGCGGTGCTCGGCGTCCACGACATCATCGTCTGCGGTCATTCCGATTGCGGCGCGATGAAAGGCCTTGCCGGCGATCCCGCCGCGCTCGCCGCGATTCCAACCGTCGCCAACTGGCTCAAACACGGCGCCGCCGCGCGCCAGATCGTCGACCAGACCTATCCCGACCTCACCGATGCCGAGCGCATCCGCGCGCTCAGCCTCGAAAATGTCGTCGCGCAGCTCGCGCATCTGCGCACCCACCCCTCGGTCGCCGCGGGCATCGCACAGGGCAAGATCGCGCTGCACGGCTGGTTCATCGACATTCACGACGGCACGGTGCTGGCGCTCGACGGCATCACCGGCCGCTTCCGACCGCTCGACGAAGGCGGCGATTTCCCCGTTGCCCAGCCCGCCGCGCCGCGCCAGGCCTCCGACGTCGAATTCCTGGCAGCCGCGGAATGA
- a CDS encoding SulP family inorganic anion transporter codes for MSNLRALLPSGPVITRDLTASIVVFLVAMPLCMGIAVASGVPAEKGLITGIIGGIVVGALAGSPLQVSGPAAGLAVVVFELVRDQGLSALGPILVLAGLIQVVAGIARLGGWFRAISPAVVHGMLAGIGVLIVVGQFHVLFDAKPLPSGLQNLAAAPGRLFGLSPSNIEATEIAFAVGMLTIAAMLCWEKFRPASLRLVPGALVGVLTGTFVALGFDLDVARVNVPESIAGAVSFPGVGMVAKWADPSILAAALAIAFIASAETLLSAAAVDRMHDGVRTNYNKELRAQGIGNLLCGLAGALPMTGVIVRSSANVQAGATTRMSTIFHGIWILGFVALLPWVLREIPMAALGAILVITGWRLVSLAHARHLLSHYGPLPALIWLATLVTVVVEDLLTGVLVGIGLSMLELVPHLKRLGLKVSEGPQGGAHAINLSGAATFVSLPKLSDTLERAPAGMPVRLDVTGLSTVDHTCAELIKDWFQRRRAAGDVVELLGARGKTAALAH; via the coding sequence ATGAGCAACCTCCGCGCCCTGCTGCCGAGCGGCCCGGTCATCACGCGTGACCTCACCGCCTCGATCGTCGTCTTCCTCGTCGCGATGCCGTTGTGCATGGGAATCGCGGTCGCCTCCGGCGTGCCGGCGGAAAAGGGCCTCATCACCGGCATCATCGGCGGCATCGTCGTCGGTGCGCTCGCCGGTTCGCCGTTGCAGGTCAGCGGCCCCGCCGCCGGCCTCGCCGTCGTCGTGTTCGAGCTGGTCCGCGATCAGGGCCTGTCGGCGCTCGGCCCGATTCTCGTCCTCGCCGGGCTGATCCAGGTCGTCGCCGGCATCGCCCGCCTCGGCGGCTGGTTCCGCGCCATCTCGCCCGCGGTCGTCCACGGCATGCTCGCCGGGATCGGCGTGCTGATCGTCGTCGGCCAGTTCCACGTGCTGTTCGACGCCAAGCCGCTGCCCAGCGGCCTCCAGAACCTCGCTGCCGCACCCGGCCGGCTGTTCGGCCTGTCGCCGAGCAATATCGAAGCGACCGAGATCGCGTTCGCCGTCGGCATGCTGACCATCGCGGCGATGCTGTGCTGGGAGAAATTCCGCCCCGCCTCGCTGCGCCTCGTTCCCGGCGCACTGGTCGGCGTGCTCACCGGCACGTTCGTCGCGCTCGGCTTTGACCTCGACGTCGCACGGGTCAACGTCCCCGAATCGATCGCCGGCGCAGTCAGCTTCCCCGGCGTCGGCATGGTCGCCAAATGGGCCGATCCGTCGATCCTCGCCGCCGCACTCGCCATCGCCTTCATCGCCAGCGCCGAGACGTTGCTGTCCGCCGCCGCGGTCGATCGCATGCACGACGGCGTGCGCACCAACTACAACAAGGAACTGCGCGCGCAGGGCATCGGCAACCTGCTCTGCGGCCTCGCCGGCGCGCTGCCGATGACCGGCGTCATCGTCCGCTCCTCGGCGAACGTCCAGGCCGGCGCGACCACGCGCATGTCGACGATCTTCCACGGCATCTGGATCCTCGGCTTCGTCGCGCTGCTGCCCTGGGTGCTGCGCGAGATCCCGATGGCGGCGCTCGGCGCGATCCTCGTCATCACCGGCTGGCGGCTGGTCAGCCTCGCCCATGCCCGCCACCTCCTCTCGCATTACGGCCCGCTGCCGGCGCTCATCTGGCTGGCGACATTGGTTACCGTCGTGGTCGAGGATCTGCTGACCGGCGTGCTGGTCGGCATCGGCCTCTCGATGCTCGAACTGGTGCCGCATCTCAAGCGGCTCGGCCTCAAGGTGTCGGAAGGGCCGCAGGGCGGCGCGCATGCGATCAACCTGTCGGGCGCGGCGACCTTCGTGTCGCTGCCGAAATTGTCGGACACGCTGGAGCGTGCGCCCGCCGGCATGCCGGTGCGGCTCGACGTCACCGGACTGTCGACCGTCGATCATACCTGCGCGGAGCTGATCAAGGACTGGTTCCAGCGCCGCCGCGCCGCGGGTGACGTCGTCGAGCTGCTCGGCGCACGTGGCAAGACTGCCGCACTCGCCCACTGA